The following proteins are encoded in a genomic region of Pyrus communis chromosome 11, drPyrComm1.1, whole genome shotgun sequence:
- the LOC137709185 gene encoding uncharacterized protein, with the protein MAGSSSSGGDLRTPQFNGSNYDFWAVKMETILIAYDLWDVVEVGLAGQQTSREEISEEEGESESEHIPVERPVVSKEEKIKNAKALSLIQGAITDELFPRIRNENTAKGAWEILRREFRGDKKVRAVKLQAIRADFEYLRMNDVESLDDYLARFFEIVNNLKSLGEDVTEKRIVQKLLMSLNLHEEREKYTGTERAFSSLKVEGNGNGTGSVKGSQYKTNPKWGQYKKGKNWSQNSWNNGSGSGWNNKFTAHNRQSSGSQGNVKPLCQVCDKYHFGICRYKGKPKCGRCRYKDCDNGKQVAHCAKEEDAVTGTMFYACHASSIASSKSVWFVDSACSNHMTSQESLLINLDKSVTCKVKMGTGDLVQATGKGTLVVET; encoded by the exons ATGGCTGGATCAAGCTCCTCCGGTGGTGATTTACGAACACCACAATTTAATGGCTCAAACTACGATTTTTGGGCTGTAAAAATGGAAACCATTCTCATAGCCTACGATCTATGGGATGTGGTTGAAGTTGGTCTTGCTGGACAACAAACTTCCAGAGAGGAAATCTctgaggaagaaggagaaagcGAGTCAGAGCACATTCCAGTTGAAAGACCAGTTGTTTCAAAGGAGGAAAAGATCAAGAATGCCAAAGCTCTAAGCCTCATTCAAGGAGCAATCACTGATGAACTTTTTCCCAGAATCCGAAATGAGAATACTGCAAAGGGTGCTTGGGAAATCCTGAGAAGAGAGTTCAGAGGAGACAAAAAGGTAAGAGCTGTGAAATTACAAGCCATTAGAGCTGATTTTGAATATCTAAGGATGAATGATGTTGAATCTCTGGATGACTACCTGGCTCGGTTCTTTGAGATAGTAAACAACTTGAAATCTCTAGGAGAAGATGTAACAGAGAAAAGAATTGTTCAAAAGCTGTTGATGAGTCTAA ACTTGCATGAGGAAAGAGAGAAATATACAGGTACTGAGAGAGCTTTCAGTAGCCTTAAAGTCGAAGGAAATGGAAATGGGACTGGAAGTGTCAAAGGGTCTCAGTATAAGACAAACCCAAAATGGGGTCAGTATAAGAAGGGTAAGAACTGGTCTCAAAACAGCTGGAATAATGGCAGTGGTAGTGGCTGGAACAACAAATTTACTGCACACAACAGGCAATCAAGTGGCAGCCAAGGAAATGTGAAACCGCTATGTCAAGTATGTGACAAATACCATTTTGGTATATGCAGATATAAAGGAAAACCCAAGTGTGGAAGATGCAGATATAAGGATTGTGACAATGGTAAACAGGTTGCACACtgtgcaaaagaagaagatgcagTCACAGGAACAATGTTCTATGCGTGTCATGCAAGTTCAATTGCATCAAGCAAATCTGTGTGGTTTGTGGACAGCGCATGTAGCAATCACATGACCTCTCAAGAGTCCTTATTGATCAATCTTGATAAGTCAGTGACCTGCAAAGTAAAAATGGGCACTGGAGACCTTGTTCAAGCTACAGGAAAAGGGACACTTGTAGTTGAGACATGA